The Rhopalosiphum maidis isolate BTI-1 chromosome 1, ASM367621v3, whole genome shotgun sequence genome has a segment encoding these proteins:
- the LOC113554426 gene encoding LIM/homeobox protein Lhx2-like isoform X1 produces MLKDIHSPGLAADPEDGSNGACCAGCGRSIDDRFYLSAVDMCWHIGCLQCAECKLPLDTELTCYSRHGNIYCKQDYYRLFSIKRCARCQGGIGACDLVMRAKDLVYHVECFACYACGAVLCKGDYYGVRDGAVFCRPDYERLKHRDMACDLEPMCSPPRAAGHHWPSVHKGRPRKKRNVQMLSSPMATADCNGLTELNVLSIPQSTLEVMQATDLSSSMESLTYETSSLSSPTNSSTMGGTTGGMSQQQHQQTRTKRMRTSFKHHQLRTMKSYFNINQNPDAKDLKQLAQKTGLSKRVLQVWFQNARAKWRRNIMRQENNQMVTSSMSNQNQTTPSDPDLIRGHTQTSQGLNFVDLF; encoded by the exons ATGCTGAAGGATATTCACAGTCCAGGATTGGCAGCCGATCCAGAGGACGGCAGCAACGGAGCTTGTTGCGCCGGTTGCGGTAGATCCATAGACGACCGTTTCTACCTGTCTGCAGTGGACATGTGTTGGCACATTGGGTGTTTGCAATGTGCCGAATGTAAGCTGCCACTAGACACAGAACTAACGTGTTATTCAAGGCACGGCAACATCTATTGCAAACAAGACTATTacag GTTGTTCTCGATAAAACGCTGTGCCCGGTGCCAGGGCGGTATCGGCGCTTGCGACCTAGTGATGAGAGCCAAAGATCTCGTGTACCACGTGGAGTGTTTCGCGTGTTATGCGTGCGGCGCGGTCCTGTGCAAAGGCGACTATTACGGAGTACGGGACGGCGCGGTTTTCTGCAGACCTGACTACGAGCGCCTCAAGCACAGGGACATGGCGTGCGATCTGGAGCCGATGTGCAGCCCGCCCCGGGCGGCAGGCCATCACTGGCCGTCGGTACACAAGGGCAGGCCTCGGAAGAAGAGAAACGTCCAAATGTTGTCGTCACCCATGGCGACGGCCGATTGCAACGGGCTTACCGAACTCAACGTGCTCAGCATACCGCAATCGACATTGG aAGTCATGCAAGCCACAGACCTATCTTCTTCAATGGAATCACTGACTTACGAAACGTCCAGCTTGTCGTCGCCCACAAACTCTTCGACGATGGGCGGCACTACCGGTGGCATGTCACAGCAGCAACATCAGCAAACACGGACGAAACGCATGCGAACGTCATTCAAACACCACCAGCTGCGTACAATGAAGTCGTACTTCAACATCAACCAAAACCCAGATGCCAAGGACTTGAAACAGCTGGCTCAAAAGACTGGACTGTCCAAACGAGTGTTACAG GTATGGTTTCAAAACGCCAGAGCAAAATGGAGAAGAAACATTATGAGGCAAGAGAACAACCAAATGGTAACCAGTTCCATGTCGAATCAAAATCAGACTACGCCGTCCGACCCCGATCTCATCAGGGGACACACCCAGACCTCGCAGGGTTTAAACTTTGTAGATCTCTTTTGA
- the LOC113554426 gene encoding LIM/homeobox protein Lhx2-like isoform X2, translated as MLKDIHSPGLAADPEDGSNGACCAGCGRSIDDRFYLSAVDMCWHIGCLQCAECKLPLDTELTCYSRHGNIYCKQDYYRLFSIKRCARCQGGIGACDLVMRAKDLVYHVECFACYACGAVLCKGDYYGVRDGAVFCRPDYERLKHRDMACDLEPMCSPPRAAGHHWPSVHKGRPRKKRNVQMLSSPMATADCNGLTELNVLSIPQSTLVMQATDLSSSMESLTYETSSLSSPTNSSTMGGTTGGMSQQQHQQTRTKRMRTSFKHHQLRTMKSYFNINQNPDAKDLKQLAQKTGLSKRVLQVWFQNARAKWRRNIMRQENNQMVTSSMSNQNQTTPSDPDLIRGHTQTSQGLNFVDLF; from the exons ATGCTGAAGGATATTCACAGTCCAGGATTGGCAGCCGATCCAGAGGACGGCAGCAACGGAGCTTGTTGCGCCGGTTGCGGTAGATCCATAGACGACCGTTTCTACCTGTCTGCAGTGGACATGTGTTGGCACATTGGGTGTTTGCAATGTGCCGAATGTAAGCTGCCACTAGACACAGAACTAACGTGTTATTCAAGGCACGGCAACATCTATTGCAAACAAGACTATTacag GTTGTTCTCGATAAAACGCTGTGCCCGGTGCCAGGGCGGTATCGGCGCTTGCGACCTAGTGATGAGAGCCAAAGATCTCGTGTACCACGTGGAGTGTTTCGCGTGTTATGCGTGCGGCGCGGTCCTGTGCAAAGGCGACTATTACGGAGTACGGGACGGCGCGGTTTTCTGCAGACCTGACTACGAGCGCCTCAAGCACAGGGACATGGCGTGCGATCTGGAGCCGATGTGCAGCCCGCCCCGGGCGGCAGGCCATCACTGGCCGTCGGTACACAAGGGCAGGCCTCGGAAGAAGAGAAACGTCCAAATGTTGTCGTCACCCATGGCGACGGCCGATTGCAACGGGCTTACCGAACTCAACGTGCTCAGCATACCGCAATCGACATTGG TCATGCAAGCCACAGACCTATCTTCTTCAATGGAATCACTGACTTACGAAACGTCCAGCTTGTCGTCGCCCACAAACTCTTCGACGATGGGCGGCACTACCGGTGGCATGTCACAGCAGCAACATCAGCAAACACGGACGAAACGCATGCGAACGTCATTCAAACACCACCAGCTGCGTACAATGAAGTCGTACTTCAACATCAACCAAAACCCAGATGCCAAGGACTTGAAACAGCTGGCTCAAAAGACTGGACTGTCCAAACGAGTGTTACAG GTATGGTTTCAAAACGCCAGAGCAAAATGGAGAAGAAACATTATGAGGCAAGAGAACAACCAAATGGTAACCAGTTCCATGTCGAATCAAAATCAGACTACGCCGTCCGACCCCGATCTCATCAGGGGACACACCCAGACCTCGCAGGGTTTAAACTTTGTAGATCTCTTTTGA